The genomic region GAAATGGGGCTCGCAGCGAGGAAAGAGGTGCTGCTcggaataaaaaaaaacttagGTGGTGATCTTTGGAATCAAGTGTTGCCGTCAAAGGACAGTCTTGTAGAAGCAGGTCCTCAGTTGGGTCAGATGTTACAGACTGAACCTCTTATCAAGAAGTGGTTGGACAATGTTCCAGTTAATTGTGGCTTTTATTGATGAGTTAGACTTGGAATAGCCTACCTAGGAATAAAAGATGAGAGATCTCTAGATGTTAATTGAATCTGAGTGTGTACACAACCAACATTATAGAGAAAATATGATCTTAAAAGCTATAATTGGTGTGCTGAAGGCTCTCGGCTTTCTTTGTAGCATTTTATGTTTCTTGTCCTTATTGTAGCATGAAGCATGAAGCGTGTGGTCAGAGTAGTTTCAGGAGTAAGAAAAGGCCTCCATAGGGAAATGAGGCTCTGCTGCCAAAGGGGGCAGTCGTGTTAATCCCCTATCATGTCAGCACAATGAGCCGCAAACATGCTGCTCAAGGACCAACTGAATCCGACCTTGAGGCTGTGTTCACATTCGCGAGGGCAATCTGTGGGAGTCTAAATCACAAATCATCTTCGGATTGCCACCGCTACCCCCGTCCAATCCTCAATCCACTCTTGCCCCCTTAACTCAAGGCCATCTTTGCCGTTTGTCCTTCAGCACAGAAATCACTCACAGTCAAATCACACAATGTTGGATCAAATCATCATCTTGCAGGATTCCGCCCAGCGGCTCTTGACTACCTACAACAGCCTGACCTACCGTGTCCTATGCAGTGATAACAGTTTCAGAGATCTTGCCAATAGCATCAAGGCCGTCTCCGTGGCACTAGACTCCTGCAGAGGCCTTCTTGAACAGATCAGGTCTGGTACTACCAGCATCCCTATAACCACTGATCTCTCCCCGCGACTTGAGACGAACATTGAGGAGTGCAAGGTGGCCTTTGCGGACGCCAATGAGAAGGCAAAAAAGATGATGCCCCAGCAAGGTTTCACAAAACTGTGTTGTGCGGCAGCGAGGATTTTGGTAATATTTGATGATATTGTTAAGTACTCGAACAAACAACTCTAGAGAGCAAAACCTTTCCCTTATCCTTTCCATATATGTGGGCCCCAGGGCCGAAGCCCTAGAGCAACCTGATTGCCAGTTTCACAGGAGTATGCTCCCACAAGCCTCTGGGATATATCAATTTGCTGGGATGCATCGGTTGACGAGTCGGTTGTATGCGAGGGAACGAGAGATTTATCGGGTTGTTCAGGCTGTTAGGTTGTATATGatcccccaaacctccatGTCTATACCAGTTTCACGGAAGGTTTGTGTACTGACGCGCCGTCGACGACATATAGACAAATAGCCTCACCACTCCTACGAACTCCCCAAAACATCCTCTCCAACGCGCGACAGCCATTCAGTCAACCTCTCCCAATCCGAGGTATCCACCCCGGCCTTCAATTCCAACCCCAGAGATTCCAATGGTAATTCAACACGCCCAACATCAACGAAAAGTCCCCCAGAACCGGGCACACCGCCCTCCACGACAtgtgcaccaccaccgggaaAAGCACCAAGACCACTACCGTCATCGAGTCCCTCCTAGAAAAAGGGGCCGACCCAACCGCCACACTGAATGCGGCCTCTTCTCAGTTAACAGCCATACAC from Podospora bellae-mahoneyi strain CBS 112042 chromosome 4, whole genome shotgun sequence harbors:
- a CDS encoding hypothetical protein (EggNog:ENOG503PYI5; COG:S) encodes the protein MLDQIIILQDSAQRLLTTYNSLTYRVLCSDNSFRDLANSIKAVSVALDSCRGLLEQIRSGTTSIPITTDLSPRLETNIEECKTNSLTTPTNSPKHPLQRATAIQSTSPNPRYPPRPSIPTPEIPMSPRTGHTALHDMCTTTGKSTKTTTVIESLLEKGADPTATLNAASSQLTAIHLASYHNNVAALEATKESMTTTRTFTYTPQYQINTRYTQFQATNYTGQWKWKNLLKRKDSGDAGLRQEVIDSKDREGRTALLVVGLGCNKLGDKDAVTKIAKALVKAGTSPDVADWRGQTPRGMLTNLEIEKPAFSQKEQQTYDVAEGYSQGYGGYQGYRYQGY